ATCGACACCCACAGCGAGTCTGGCAAGGCCGCCCTGATCGGTCTGCTGGGGCCGGGCAGCTGGTTTGGCGAGATTTGCCTGTTCGACGGGCTGGCGCGCACCCACGACGCCCATGCCACCAGCGCGGCCACCGTGCTGCACCTGCAGCGCGACAAGCTCTACGCGATGCTTTCGGCGCATCCCGAATGGTGGCGCGAGTTCGGCAAGCTGCTTGCCGCCAAGACGCGCGAGGCCTTTCATTATGTGGAGGAGGCGCAGTTGCTGCCGCCGCTGGCGCGCACCGGCCGCCGGCTGGTGGCCATTGCCCAGGCCTATGGCGACCTGCCCGGGCTGGAGCGCCGCTCCGTGCATATCCCGCAGGAACAACTCGGGCAGATGCTCGGGCTGTCGCGCCAGACCGTCAACCAGGCCCTGCGCGAGCTCGAGGCGCGCGGGCTGTTGCGGCTGCACTATGCCGACATCGAGTTGATCGACCTGCCTGCCTTGCTGGCGCTGACCTGACAGCGCCGCCCCGCCCGATCCCTTCAGCCTGCGCGGGCAGCGCAAACCAGACATCCATCGCCATGACCCATCTAGACGACACCCGCCTGCAAGCCTATCTCAGCCGCATCGGCCACCCGCTGCCGCGCCAGCCGGACCTCGCCACGCTAGACAGCCTGATCGCGGCACAACTGGCGCGGATTCCCTTTGAAAACGTCGACGTGTTGCTGCAGCGCCCGATCAGGATCGGCCTGGATGCGGTGTTCGACAAGCTGGTCACCAACGCGCGCGGCGGCTACTGCTTCGAGCAAAACACCTTGCTTGCCGCCGCGCTGCGCGCACTTGGCTACGTAGTCACGCCGCTGGCTGCGCGGGTGCGCTGGAACGTGCCGGAAGACGTGCCCACCATGCAATCGCACATGCTGCTGCGCGTGGAGGCCGCGCATCGGAGCTATATCGTGGACGTGGGCTTTGGCGGCCCTACCCCGTACCGCGCCATGGCGCTGCCGCAGGCGGAGCAAGCCGACCCCTCGTTCCCGTACCGCCTGTCGTGCGTGGAGGCGACAGGTGCGGTCTTTCACGTGTACGACCTGGAAGTCAAGACCGCGAGCGCATGGCTCAAGCTCTACCAGTTCGATCTTTCGCCGCAGCAGGCCATCGATTTCGAGCCGCGCAACTGGTACACCTCCACCCATCCCGACAGCCTGTTCCGCAACGCCCTGACCCTGGCGCGCTCGCAAGGCGACACCCGGCTGACGCTGATCAACGGCGACTTTGCCGTGCGCGCGGCCGATGGCAGCGTGCAGCGCCAGCAACTGGAGACGCCGGCTGCCGTTGTCCAAGCGCTGGGGGATCGCTTCGGGCTGGCGCTGGATCTTGCCAGCGAGGCGCAACTAGCGCAGCGATTGCCCGCGCTGATCGAGGCGCGCGGCAACAGATAGGCATTCGCTTCACCAGGGTTCGGGCAGCAGTTCGAGCCCAGCCGCCCCAAGCAGCGCCGGCAGCCCCGCGTCGCCCACCATGTGCAGGGCGCCGGCCACGATCAGGGTTGGCACGCGATCCGCGACCAGCGCCTGGATTTTCGGCATCCACTGCTGGTTGCGTGCGTCGACCAGGACCGCCAGCGCGTGCGGCCATTGCGCGCGGCGCTGCGCCAGCAGCGCGCCAAACGGCCCGGCCTGCCCTTGCCGCCACCAGCGCACCATATCCGCCGGCTCCGCTGCTGCCAGTTCCGGCTGCTCGGCAAAGAATGCCAGCATCGATACCTGCTCGGCCAGCGGCACGCGCTGCAACATCCGCAGCGCCTCGGTGCCGTCCTCCAGCGCATCCGTTGCCCGTCCATCGACAGCGGCGCGCGCCCACAAGAACCGATCGACACCATGCTGCGCCAGGAAGCCGTGCCTGGCGGCCACCGCGAACTGCAGATGCATCGCGGCGAACACGGGGCGCAGCCGCTCCAGTTCCGGGCCGGGCAGGCCGAAATCCAGCCAGAGCGCCCGCACCTGCGCAAGCGTGGCCGGCTGCAGATGGCGGCTGAGACTATCGCCTTGCGGGAAATACGCCGGCGCGAAGTCCGGCGCCTGGTCCAGCGCCACCTCGAAGACCACCCGCGCCGAAGCGCGGTAGGCGCGCTCCGCGGCCGGCACCAGTGCCGGCAAGGGCGCATCCAGCACGTGGATCGCCCCCAGCAGGTAGACCTCGGTATCCTTGATTTGCCAAAGCATGAAACGCTTACCTCGTCCTTTGTGGCCTGTTGCAGCCTGTTATGACCTGTTCGCCGTTTGTGGGTGCGGACATCATGCCGCTGTCTTGCCGACGTCATGCACCGAATGCATTGCCAACAGAAAATTCTCTGATAAGCCGGGCCGGCCGCCGATTTGCTTGTGGACTGAGCCATGCCTCCCAACCATAATGTACCGGCCGGTAGCACTATGGTACTGACAAGCCCCTGCATGAACCACTGTGCAGAACATGCCTGGCCGTGCTGCCAAGATGCAGATTCACCAGCGCCTTTTAAAGATCATCTGGTCCCGCCCCGCGAGGACCAGGACACCAGGAGACACGCATGTCATTGTTCGACCTGACCGGCAAGGTTGCCGTCGTCACCGGCTCTTCACGCGGCATCGGCCGCGCCATCGCTGAGCAGATGGCGGTGCAAGGAGCCAAAGTGGTGATTTCCTCGCGCAAGGCCGAGGCCTGCCAGGAAGTCGTCGATGCCATCAATGCCAAGCATGGCGCCGGCACCGCGATTGCCGTGCCCGCAAATATCTCCTCCAAGGAAGACCTGCAGCGCCTGGTCGACCAGACCAACAGCACGTTCGGCAAGATCGACGTACTGGTTTGCAACGCAGCGTCCAACCCCTACTACGGCCCGATGAGCGGCGTGACCGACGAACAGTTCCGCAAGGTGCTGGACAACAACGTCATCTCCAACCACTGGCTGATCCAGATGGTGGCCCCGCAGATGCTGGAGCGCAAGGACGGTTCGATCATCATCGTGTCTTCCATCGGCGGCCTGCGCGGCTCGCCCACCATTGGCGTGTACAACGTGTCGAAGGCGGCCGACTTCCAGCTGGCGCGCAACCTGGCGGTGGAGTTCGGCCCGAGCAACGTGCGCGTGAACTGCATCGCCCCCGGGCTGATCCGCACCGATTTCGCCAAGGCGCTCTGGGAGGATCCGGAGCGCTACAAGCTGTCGACGCAAGGCGCGCCCCTGCGCCGCATCGGCGAGCCGGTGGAGATTGCCGGCGCCGCGGTGTTCCTGGCGTCCGCGGCCAGCACCTTCATGACCGGCCAGGCCATGGTGGTGGACGGCGGCGTCACGATCTGAGCCGCCGCGCACCTGCTGTTCCCGTTCCGGGCTCGCTCCAGGGCCAGGGCGCAAAGCCCGAAGCCTGAGGCCTGAGCCGGGGCACTTCGTGCCCGCGTGCATTGCCGCCCGCATTTCCGGACAGGCGCGGCACGCGGGCAAGCTTGCGCGCCGGCATGCCAGAGCGTTGCCCATCCTGCCATGCAGTCAGGGAGGCACCGATGTCGAACAACCCGCAATCCGCTACGACCTGGCCAGCAATCAGCCTGGCCGAGGCCCACGCCCGCCTTACCGCACCCGGCGCCCCGTTCGAAACCGAAACGCGCGTGATCCGGGGCATCACCACCGTCGTCTGGAAAAACGCGCCGCCTACGCTGCGCGACCTGTTCCTGCAAGCCCGCACGTTGGGCGACAAGACCTTCGTCGTCTATGAGGACGAGCGTGTCTCGTACGATGCGTTCGCCCGCGCCGCGCTCACCATCGCGCATGCGCTGATCCGAGATGGCGTGACCAAGGGCGACCGCGTGGCGCTGGCCATGCGCAACCTGCCGGAATGGCCGGCCGTCTTCTACGGCGCCTTGCTGACAGGCGCCATTGTCACGCCGCTCAACGCCTGGTGGACCGGGGCGGAACTGGAGTACGGCCTGGCCGACTCCGGCAGCAAGATCGCCATCGTTGACGATGAACGGCTGGGCCGCATCATCGAGCACCTGCCAGGCTGCCCCGCGCTGGAGAAAATCTACGTCAGCCGCGCCGATGCGCCAGCCAGCGACACGCGCATCAGCCGGCTGGAGAGCCTGATCGGCACGCCGGACCAATGGGCATCGCTGCCCGAACTGCCGGTACCCGATGTGGCCATCGACGCCGACGACGACGCCACCATCTTCTATACGTCAGGTACCACCGGCAAGCCCAAGGGCGCGCTCGGCACCCACCGCAACGCCACCAATGTGGCCGTGGCCGCCGGGTTCAGCCCGATGCGCAATTGCCTGCGCCGCGGCGAAGCGATTCCTGCGCCCGATCCGGCCGCACCGCAAAAAGGCATGCTGCTGTCGGTGCCGTTCTTCCACGTTACCGGTTGCATGGCGGTGCTCAACGGCGCGCTGGCCAGCGGCACCAAGATCGTGTTGATGCGGCGCTGGGATGCCGTGCGTGCCATGGGCCTGATCGAGCGCGAGCGTTGCACGGCGGCCGGCGGCGTGCCCACCATCGCCTGGCAGATCATCGAGCACCCGGAGCGCGAGCGCTTCGACCTGTCGTCGCTGGAAAACGTCAACTACGGTGGCGCCCCCGCTTCGGCCGAACTGGTGCGCCGCATCAAGGAAGTGTTCCCGCATTCGGCCCCCGGCATTGGCTGGGGCATGACCGAGACCTCGGCCACCTTCACCAGCCACAGTGCAGAGGAGTATGTGGCGCGCCCCGAAAGCGGCGGCCCGGCCTTGCCCATCGGCGAGATGAAAGTGGTGGATGGGCGTGGACGCAGCTTGCCCACCGGCGAGACCGGCGAACTCATGGTGCGCGGCGCCAATGTGGTACGCGGCTACTGGAACAAGCCAGAAGCCACCGCGCAGACATTCATCGACGGCTGGCTCAAGACCGGCGACATCGCGCGGCTGGACGAGGAGGGCTTTGTCTATATCGTCGACCGCATGAAGGACATGCTGATCCGCGGCGGCGAAAACATCTACAGCATCGAGGTGGAAAGCGCGCTGTACGATCACCCCGCCATCATGGATGCGGCACTGGTCGGCATCCCCCACCGCACGCTGGGCGAAGAGCCCGCGGCCGTGGTCAGCCTGAAGCCCGGCGCACAAGCCACCGAGGCGGAGTTGCAGGCGTTCGTGGGCGAGCGGCTGGCGGCCTTCAAGGTGCCGGTGCGGATCGTGTTCTGTCCCGACATGCTGCCGCGCAATGCCAACGGCAAGATCCTGAAGTCGACACTGCGCAAGATGTTCGAAGCCTGAACCTGCACGCTGGACAAGGTCAGGGTCCCCCAGGCGGCCGTGAGCGGGAACACGGCCGCTTGCTTACCGGTACCACGCCTGTCCGACGGCGATGACGGGCACAAGCAACAGATAACAGATAACAGATGCGGATGCGGATGCCAGCAAACTCACTCACCAGACCTTTACCGCCCTGCGCCAACCGGCTCGCGGGCTTGTCCGTGCTGGGCACTGCCTTGCTCCTCGCGGGCTGTGCCGGCCAGGGCCAGGGCAGCGCCGCTGCGCCGGTGCCGGAAATACGGCCTGGCATTCTCGCCGGCTACCTGCCGGCGGATGCAAGGCCCGATAGCCTGGCCCTGGTGCCACCGCCGCCTGCGCCCGGCTCCGCGGCGCAAGCCCTGGACGACGAGATCGCACGCGGCAACCAGGCCCTGCGAGGCACGGCACGCTATCGCCAGGCAGCAATCGATGCCAACCTGAAATTCCCGCAGGCCGCTGGCGTTTTCTCATGCGCGCTGGATGCGCCGATATCGCAGGAACAAACACCCAGGCTCTACCTGCTGCTGCGCCGGACCCTGGCCGATGCCGGACTATCGACGTACGGCGCGAAAGACAAGTTTGCGCGCGCCCGGCCGTTCGTGGTCAACCAGCAGCCGAGTTGCACGCCCGCCGAGGAGGCCATGCTTTCCAAGGACGGCTCCTACCCTTCGGGGCATAACGCCATCGGCTGGGCGTGGGCGTTGATCCTGGCGGAAATCGCGCCGCAACAGTCCAATGTGATCCTGGCGCGCGGG
The Cupriavidus basilensis DNA segment above includes these coding regions:
- a CDS encoding SDR family oxidoreductase, whose protein sequence is MSLFDLTGKVAVVTGSSRGIGRAIAEQMAVQGAKVVISSRKAEACQEVVDAINAKHGAGTAIAVPANISSKEDLQRLVDQTNSTFGKIDVLVCNAASNPYYGPMSGVTDEQFRKVLDNNVISNHWLIQMVAPQMLERKDGSIIIVSSIGGLRGSPTIGVYNVSKAADFQLARNLAVEFGPSNVRVNCIAPGLIRTDFAKALWEDPERYKLSTQGAPLRRIGEPVEIAGAAVFLASAASTFMTGQAMVVDGGVTI
- a CDS encoding class I adenylate-forming enzyme family protein produces the protein MSNNPQSATTWPAISLAEAHARLTAPGAPFETETRVIRGITTVVWKNAPPTLRDLFLQARTLGDKTFVVYEDERVSYDAFARAALTIAHALIRDGVTKGDRVALAMRNLPEWPAVFYGALLTGAIVTPLNAWWTGAELEYGLADSGSKIAIVDDERLGRIIEHLPGCPALEKIYVSRADAPASDTRISRLESLIGTPDQWASLPELPVPDVAIDADDDATIFYTSGTTGKPKGALGTHRNATNVAVAAGFSPMRNCLRRGEAIPAPDPAAPQKGMLLSVPFFHVTGCMAVLNGALASGTKIVLMRRWDAVRAMGLIERERCTAAGGVPTIAWQIIEHPERERFDLSSLENVNYGGAPASAELVRRIKEVFPHSAPGIGWGMTETSATFTSHSAEEYVARPESGGPALPIGEMKVVDGRGRSLPTGETGELMVRGANVVRGYWNKPEATAQTFIDGWLKTGDIARLDEEGFVYIVDRMKDMLIRGGENIYSIEVESALYDHPAIMDAALVGIPHRTLGEEPAAVVSLKPGAQATEAELQAFVGERLAAFKVPVRIVFCPDMLPRNANGKILKSTLRKMFEA
- a CDS encoding Crp/Fnr family transcriptional regulator, which produces MRLATRGQQEPALDPLRALRGGSWFGALPAAMQDTLLRDAATRRLAAGQMLFTRGNAFDGIYGVTAGTVQIDTHSESGKAALIGLLGPGSWFGEICLFDGLARTHDAHATSAATVLHLQRDKLYAMLSAHPEWWREFGKLLAAKTREAFHYVEEAQLLPPLARTGRRLVAIAQAYGDLPGLERRSVHIPQEQLGQMLGLSRQTVNQALRELEARGLLRLHYADIELIDLPALLALT
- a CDS encoding arylamine N-acetyltransferase family protein → MTHLDDTRLQAYLSRIGHPLPRQPDLATLDSLIAAQLARIPFENVDVLLQRPIRIGLDAVFDKLVTNARGGYCFEQNTLLAAALRALGYVVTPLAARVRWNVPEDVPTMQSHMLLRVEAAHRSYIVDVGFGGPTPYRAMALPQAEQADPSFPYRLSCVEATGAVFHVYDLEVKTASAWLKLYQFDLSPQQAIDFEPRNWYTSTHPDSLFRNALTLARSQGDTRLTLINGDFAVRAADGSVQRQQLETPAAVVQALGDRFGLALDLASEAQLAQRLPALIEARGNR
- a CDS encoding acid phosphatase, with translation MPANSLTRPLPPCANRLAGLSVLGTALLLAGCAGQGQGSAAAPVPEIRPGILAGYLPADARPDSLALVPPPPAPGSAAQALDDEIARGNQALRGTARYRQAAIDANLKFPQAAGVFSCALDAPISQEQTPRLYLLLRRTLADAGLSTYGAKDKFARARPFVVNQQPSCTPAEEAMLSKDGSYPSGHNAIGWAWALILAEIAPQQSNVILARGLAYGQSRLVCNVHWQSDATQGRIMGAATVARLHADPTFLADLAAAKAEVAQARANGLRPAGDCRAESEALAIK
- a CDS encoding TraB/GumN family protein, translated to MLWQIKDTEVYLLGAIHVLDAPLPALVPAAERAYRASARVVFEVALDQAPDFAPAYFPQGDSLSRHLQPATLAQVRALWLDFGLPGPELERLRPVFAAMHLQFAVAARHGFLAQHGVDRFLWARAAVDGRATDALEDGTEALRMLQRVPLAEQVSMLAFFAEQPELAAAEPADMVRWWRQGQAGPFGALLAQRRAQWPHALAVLVDARNQQWMPKIQALVADRVPTLIVAGALHMVGDAGLPALLGAAGLELLPEPW